The nucleotide window TGTGATGAGGCTTGGCAGTGAGAAAGGATGCCTGGAAGATGTAGAACACAGGTCATGGGGACAGTCACCACACGGAATACCTGCATTTAGTCAGCTTGGGTTTCCTCTGGATGACTCCTTTAGTCACGTACAGCGGTACGCTAACATAGCCGTGCCACAAGAGAGCGAGGCTTTGCACTCAGCTCCTCAGCACCCATTCTGCTATCAATTCCACAGGAGGGGAAGTGCAGTGTCCAGGGCCAGCCCACTGTCTTCTACATGCCACACTGTGGTACAGCTCTGTACAACAACCTGCTGTGGAGCAACTGGTCCGCAGACGCCCTCTCCAGGGTGCTCATCATTGGGAACAGCTTCCAAGGCCTCCAGGAAAGGTAACCCAGTGGGACCGCCGGACCCATCCACAGGCAGAAAGGCTTTCCCATAGGAACTGGGTGACCGGGTCAAGGCTTGTCAAATCCCGGGTCCAGCTTACAGCACTGGTGGAATCTGCAAGTAATCCCCCCTACTGAGGACAGTGTTTGAGCAGCCACGCCTTTTAAAGTGCAGACCACGCTCACAGCGCCTGCCTGTGCTGACCTCCCCAGGAGCTGCTTCCTGGGGTCCCACTGCGCAGCCCTCAGTCCTGCAAGCAGCTTGTTTTTCTACCTGTCAAaagttgaaaaacaaaatcacccaTACACTTCCTAgttgtgtaaatatatattttatttctaggtTGTTGACAAGGATCCTGCAGGAAAATTATCCCTACGTTGCAAAGGTATCTGACAAGATAGCCGGGTGGGGGTGCAAGGCCATAGTATCCGCCCATGTTAATGAGCACACATACTGGGAGGGGGCCCCCCTGGAACCAGCTGGTGCCAAACCCTTTCATCCTCAGGGTGAGCCAGCATTCCCATTGCCCTTGGGGCTGAAAAGCATTGAAATACAAACCtccatttcttatttttcaaaaggaaaatggGGTGTCCAAGTGAACAGAAAAGTAAGCCAAGAGAGTGGGGTCATACCTAATGCCTGTGTCTGGACCTCTCTGCTCAGATTCTGAAAGGCCTGGAGGAGTCCCCACTGCCTCAGAACCCCCGGTACGCCGACACCTTCAACGACACGTCTGTGCACTGGTTCCCACTACAGAAGCTGGAGGGACTGCCAAGGGACCTGTGGGCATCTCGGGAGGAGCCTGACTACCACAACTGTGAGGACCTGGAGATCATCAGGAAACCCACAGACTGTGCTCAGTCCGTGTAACAGGGCAGTACTTGCCACCTGGGCTGGAGGCCACAGTGCAGACCACACCAGCCTCTCTGCCAGGCCAACTGGTGGCGTTACCATGTCCTGCCCTGGTGGCCTGGTCTCCCAAGTAGAGACATTTATTATGAGCTCGTTTAAAGTGCTGTTTATTCACACCTGCCTGGCGTGGCCCCCATGTCTACTTGGCCATGTCAATGAGGCTCTGCAGGGAGGTGGGCACCCATGTCTTCTCGCCCTGCACGAACACCACGCCCCGGTCAATGTAGATGACAATGCGGCCGAAGGTGTAGAGCTGCTTGCCCTCGTGCCGCTTGCCGATGACGGGCATGAACACGATGTTGTGCTCCTCCGCCTTGGTCTCAATGAGGTCCTTAAAGTTCATGGGCACAGTGCTGGTAGCCACACCGATGCCCCTCTGTGCCATGTTCTCAGCCTCCCGGCGCTCCTGCATGGCCTCgtactggaagtccttcctgCGCTCCGTGTGGGTGAGGTAGGCAATATTCTCCCTTGCACCTGGCTGCATGTAGGCTCCTGAAAGGAGGACAGTGAGGACACGTGTGTGTTGTGATGACATGGTGTGTGACTTGATGAGGCACCTCTGCCTAAGGGCACAGGCACTGACACATGATCAATGCATGCTTGGGGAGTCGACATCACCAAGCGGGTCTGGGAACCACGTGGCTGATGTCAAAGACCAAAGTGAACCTGTCAGTATCAGAGGAGACGTGGACCCCTAAAATCACCATTTACAAGGTCAGCAATGGCCTACACTGCTTCTACTTTCCCTTGGCCTCCAAGAATGGAAAATgtggctgtagagatggctcattggttaagagtatGCATTACGTATGTACTGCAGAGAATCCAcgtcaattcctagcacccactcaGATGGCCCACAGCTATCTAAGTCCAGATCTATGGGATctctaccctcttctggcctcccctgGCACTGCACTCCTTTGTACAACACCCCCACCAGACACATAAACACAagattaaaaacttaaaagaaaaaatggaaaaggtATTTAGGGTATTAGGGTATGTGGAATTGAAGGATCATGGGGCAACACAAATGCTAAGCTGTGGGGGTACGAGGAACAACCACTTCTGGGAACACCATGGTCTGGGGTGGGTGAAGTGGGAACAGGTTAAAGGAGATAGCAATTCCCATCCCAGCTGCCACTCTGGAGCCATGTACCCTCCATGAGCACTGAGCCTCACCAAGAGCTGAAACACAGCAGGGAGAGGGCCAGGCCCTGTGCTTCTGCTGTGAACACCTCAGTCTACTTATCGCTCAGCACTGTGACCTGCGTAACCTCAACCCTGGGCCAAGACAGTGAGCAGTGGTGCACAAGGACACAGCAGCCGAGGGCCACAGACATGAGTTCAGCCCTCTGTGGCCCAGGAAGTAGGCATCAACACTGTTTCAGAGGCAGAGAACATCACTCTGAGAAGGAGCAACTACCAAGCGCTGTCTGCACAGCAGTGAGTCAGACCCAGCTCCTGTCAATCTGTCACAGGGTGTGGTGTGAGCCATAAGTTCCTAAGTCCACTGGACACTGTCTAGAGAGTGAAGTGATGCTTAAGGTGGCCTCCCAGATTACCAAAAATGGGAGTCAGTGTCATGTTTAGGAAGCAGGGCCAGGACATCCCCAACAGCAACCCTACTTACCCACATTGGAGGACACGGCCCTGTTCATGATGTCAAGGGCTTCGTTGAACTTGTCCTTGACAGAAGGGTGTGCCAGCACCTGGTCTGAGAACATGGATTTCCAGCCCAGGTACCACTTAGTGATCTCCTCATAATTGGGGCTGTTACTGAGCCAGGAGCACAGCACCTACCAAGGAATACAGGACACTAAACCACTGGCCACATACTGGATAGGGGGCTGGACCACAGCTGCAGGAGCAGTGTCCCTATGTGGCTCATCCCAGCAGTCCACACTACAGGGCTCATGTTGCTGCAGCATATAGCAGTTATAGTAAAATCTGCAGCCAGCCTGTGGCCTAAATATACTGAGCCTTAATCTCATCCCAGACCGGTTCTGTGAGCTGAGATGATGTAATACTGTGCCCAGATAGCAGTGAGTACCAAGGACTCGGGGCTCTCCCCTCTACCCCACCATGTCCCACCTGAAGCCACTTGGGGAAGAAATGCTTCTCCAGCAGCCCCACCAGGCTGGACACAGAGATCATCCCTTCCCAGTCCATCACCCAATAGAAGGCGTCCATATGCTGCTGGTGGGGGTTGATGACGAGCTCACCCAGGCACATGCCTGCAAGAGAGATGGTCCCTAGCTCAGCTTCCGCAGTGGGAAAGTCATGGAAGCACACAGTGCCCTCCGGCAGACCTTTCAGTCTCCAGTCTGCTCCTTCCTTCTACCCAGAATGAACTCCCCATGATTCACAAGCACTTAAGAGGCCAGTGGCTTTCTGGTTCTGACACCCAGGCCAGCCCCATCAGGAAAACTACAAGGCAGAGAGCGCCCCAAGTGCTCACTGCAGACCTTGTTCACAGCTGTGAACACGCAGCAGGAAGGCCCTGCTTGCCCTCCTGCCCCACCTCTCCCTAAGCAGTACCTTTGCAGTGGGACACTGAGTAAGCCACACCCAGCCGCCATGACCCTGGCTCCTTACCCAGCTTGGGCACGATGTTCCTGAGCATGAAGGCCTCCCAGGACCCAGGGGTTAGGACCTCTTTCCAGGGCTGCAGGATGAGCTTGGCTGAGGCATCACTGGGGTGCCATTTCTGCAGCGCACTGGACAGCTTACTGCGGACGGGGGAGTAGAGCGGCTCCAGGCGGGCCTGCATGAGGGGCAGCCACGGATGGATCCACGAGTGGATGGGAACGGTGTCTGTCAAGGGGTTCCAGTTGTCCACCTGCAGGATGAGGGCAGAAGGATGAACAATGTAGCTCATGGACAGTTCAGGACTCACCAGTGCTGTCATTAGGGTGAGCCCTATGTGTCCTGACCAAGAGCCACAGTCCTTGTGTGTGGAGGCCAAGAGCCACCGTACAGGTAAATGGCAGGCACAGAAGCGGCCAAGCTGCCTTGCAGGCAGTTTGAACTCTAGGACCCTCCACAGAGGAAAATCAAACACTCATGCCACCAACTCAAACCTCAGCATGGCTCCAGATTCACCAAAGGCGCTGAGAAAATGACCTCCGCCTTGAGGGAGGTAGGGAAGGGGTACTATGGAAAAGGCTAGAACTACTGCAGGACATCAGCCATGCTGACAGAGTCCTTGAATCCCAGGCATCTAGCAGCACACAGATGGAGACATGGTGCCGGCGCTCTGCCTACCTCCTTCTGCAGCTTAGGGAAGATGAGCTGGTCCAGGATATTGTCCAGAATCCACACCGGGATGATGGGTGCCCAGCTGTCCAGGAAGTCTACCATCGGGTCACAGTTCCTGGGTTGCCACTGGGCAACCACATTCCGAACAAAAGGCATCCAGACCTCCCACATGAGCCTGTGAGAGGCAAGGGCGGCTGGTCAGCCTCACTACTGGCTTCCCAGTGCTCAAAGTGTGCCACCCCACAGACCTCACAGGAAACCTCAGGCCAGTCCCCACTGGGGCTCCCATGCTGTCTGGGCTCCTCTGTGGTGCCACAACTGGCAGGACCATGTAGCTAATGGTGTCAGCACAGGGTATCAGGTACCTTCCCACCAAGAACCTCTGTTCACAGCACCTCTCACACTCGGGCTCACAGCTTGAATGGCCCCTCCTGAGACACCTCTGTCCTCTCCACACCTGCCTCCTCGGGTCTCACTGTTATCCTGCACTGCCTGTTCACTTGTCTGCATTTTCCACTGTGGGCGAAAGCTGCTCATGATGCTCCCAGGGTCAGCCCAACTCCTGGATACTCAGGACGCTCAACAGACCCGTGAGCAAGCACGCCTTCAAGCCCAGAACAGTGCCAGTGTGGAGCAGTCAGTGGGGGAGAATGGCTGTCCTCCAGCCTTCAGCAGGATTCCTGCTCCTTGGGAGGCAAGGCCATGCAGTGGGGGTGGGGCCTGGCACCTGTGGAAGGCGTCTGAGGACAGGTCCTGGCTGCTGTGAGATAGCAGCTGGTCGTTCTCCAGGAGGCTCTTCCACTTGGATATGATCTGGGTGCCATAGCTGCTATCCTGCAGAATACCAGCACATCAGCCTTGCCACCTCAGGAGCCATGCCCCAGCCCAAGCAGCAGGCTGCGCCCCAGCTCACCTCGAGGGGGTGCCAGTCCTTGAAGTACTCCTTCACAAGCGGGTACACGATGGCCACAGCGAGGTCCGCGCGGTCCGCCAGGCGGTACTCCTCATAGTACTTGTCCTGCAGCGTCTCAAAGATGTGCGCACACTCATCCAGCGTGAGGGGGTCGGCGCCATGGGGCTGCATGCGGCGCTCACACTCCTCCACCAGGGCCAGCACCTTGCTGAGGTTGGAGATGACGCGTTCCTCGTGCGCTAGCACCTCGGCGGTCTTCTGCAGCTCGTGCGACAGGCTGACCACCATGTCCCGCTCGTACTGCAGCTGGCGGTCGCTCTGGATGATCTCCTGCTCCGTGTGCTCAATCAGCAGCTGCAGGTTGTGCTCCAGCTCCGGCAGCGCGAAGCCCGGCACCCTGGCTTCCTTACCAGCTGTGGGAGGCAGCTGCGGCAGCAAGGGCACTCCCTCGTCAGGCACGCTGTGCTTGTGGCTGATCTGACTATAGCTGTAGTACACTTTCTGCTCCCTGCCTGTCATGTCGATCACcttggagagagaggcaggttgCCACCTGTCAGCCACTGCAGGGATACGGCGCTGGTCAAGTGTAAGAGCTCCGCTAATGGAGCAGAGCTGCCTACCACAGGCCTGGCACACCATCTCACACTAAGCAGTGACAAGCAGCTGCCACCGCTGCTGTCCAGCTCCTTGGAAAGTGACAGCAACACCATGTGTCCATCATAGAAAGGAAGGATTTCACCACCATCCCAGCTGTTCCAAAATCTCACTTCATGCACAACTGACAGGCCTGACAGTTGTGGGTCCATCAGAACTCCTTAAAGGACAGAGACGTCAGCTGCTTTCCCTCCTCTTACTGCCATCCTCCCAGGAGCCCTCGCCTCAGTCTCAAACAGCAAAGTTTATCTACAAATGAATCcatggagaaaacaaaccaaaggagGCCGCAGGCTGGACAGAGGCTCCTGGTGGGGAGCTGTGCTCACCACTAACAGTCTGCATGGGAAGGTGGAGGGTTCAGCAGTGACAAGagtggaacccagggcctggcaTGTGCTGTTAGAAGTGTTACTGAATTCACTGCACTTTAGCTCTGGACAAATGCAAGTGCTGTGTGCCTGACCGCTGTTGTACCCTGAAGGGCAGAGGGTCAGGACCAAGAAGCAGGGCTGTACTGGAATCCCAGTGTCGGGATGTGAGGGACGACTGAGCATTTGAGGACAGCATATgctaagagttccaggccagcctgggctacatggggaGATTCTGTTTTGGTGTGAGAAatggacacacatacaccccccccccccacacacacacgaatgcatgcacatgcatatgcacagaCAATGGACAGGGACCTCATAAGAGATCCTCATACCTTGACCTGGGACAGCTCCTTCTGAGGTGCTGTGAGCTTCTTGCTGACCCTGCCCTTGGCCTTCAGCTCCTCCACGGTCTTGTAAGAGTATTTTGGCTTCTTCTTGCTCCCACTGGGGTCTTTCCTCCACTGGCTCAGCTCCTTCTGAAACTCCTGAGGTAGAGGGAGACAGTGAGTGACAATGGGAGAAGCCTCTTCCACAGCAGCCAGGATCAAGGCCCGCAGCAGGCCTGCAGCCACCAAGGACCACTCCCCAACATCTCTGCACAGTACAGGTGTGAGAAGCCAATGGCGGTGGCTGAGCAAAGGGCGAGGCTCTGCTGCTCTTCAGTGGACTCACACAGAATGCAGAAACAGCATGAAGGGTTGGGAAATGCTGGCCCTATCAGGCGGGGCTCCACAAAAATGGTGAGCATTTCTGTGTTAGCATGAAGGTAGCGTGAGTGAGGACATGCTCACCCTACAGGTCAGTCCCCCTTCACACTGATTTAACCTGTCATTCCCTTGCTCTCAAGCAGCTGGCGTTGCAGCTGTTCAGAAAGCATGGCACCTGCTCTCCCCAGGCCAGCTCTGGGCTGAGGAGAGCCTGCTCTGCCGTCAGCCCACCATAGAGCAGCATGCTTCTGCTCCCCACCCTGTCCATTGCCTCACACACACCTCAGCCTACAAGAGCAATGTCATCGGCTGTACACTGAGCCCGGTAGGGCCTGCCACCTAAGTAGGCATGGTGACACCCAAAGGCCAACAGCATGTACAACCCGTGAATAACAGTGCCTGGAATGGCCCAAGCCATGAACCAGCCACACAGCTGCCCTCGTTACCTCTTCAGCCTCCTCTTCAGAGTCAGCCACAGggaagtcctgcagagactgagtggTCCGCTCTGAGCCATAGGCACCCACAGCTCCTTTGCcttttctttgtttagcttcAATGGGGTTGATGATACCTGAACAAGGACAGAGATTTTTCAGATTTCAGCAACCTATGTGAAGATGCCAGTATGAGAACACTTCCTGCTCCTCACCCCGCCAGCACACCATACATGAGTGCCCTTCCCTGTGTTCAGGACAGTGCCACACCCCTGGGACTTGATTAAGTGAGGTCACTTCTGGCCTTGGAGAATATAGGTGAATGGAAAACAGACCACTTTGGAGGATTCAGCCCTGCTCTACTGTCCATTACTGGTGTCAGAAGCCTATACAGCAAGCACAGTAACTCAGGGGGATGACTGGCTGAAGGACAGCTATGGGCTGGTAAGGGGCTCACATTGCCGCAATTAATGCAGGTGGCCTTGAGGTGAGAATTACAGCGTTTCTGATTGGACCCAGTtcctgctaaaaaaaaaaaaaaaaaaaaaaaaaaaaaaaaaaaaaaaggctgagtgCTTGCTTCCTGTGGCTCTGAGCCAAAGTGGTGAGCTGCATATGCAAGGGGCTGCTTCCCAATGGGGCTGGTGCAGGAACAACATGGGTGCTTGTCAGCTAGCAGCACAGGCGCATCTTCAACTGGCGAAGGCTGCCATTCTGGGCCGTGCTGTGCCACGTACTGAACCTCCTGACACCAAGATGCTGACGGAGAACAAAGGCCACAGGAGCAGGGATGCAGAGCTGAGCCTTCAGAGCCCAGACAGGCACACATAAATGTCACAGGAGGGCAGGTTACAAGCCACAGGGAGCTGAGGACATTGCTTTGAGAAGGCCACAAAGGCAACTGTGGAGCAGTCAAACTTCTGCCAGGCAAAACCTAGAGCACCAGGTGAGACTGTTTGACTTCAAAATATTAGCAGTTTCTTCATTAGAGACACCAGGCTAACAGAGATATGTGTGTGCAGCCACTTTAGACTCCAGCATTCTCATTCCCACTTAACCAAGTTCTTTACTGAACCTGGGTTTTAAGAAAGCCAAGCAGCTGGGGGGCACAAGTGGCCTATGCTGCCAAACCCAGCTGCAGAGTTAACGGccctttgtttggttttgagctAAGCATCCTCCCAGGGCCTGTGCATCTACCAGGGACATCACCCACACTTGAAGGGCTTCCTAGGGAAGAGGCAGGCTGATGAGATGAGCCCTccctgtgccacacacacacactcttcttgGGCCTCAGCCTCACCTTGTGCATTCTTCCCCAGGCCCCGACCAGGGACGTAGCCCATCTTCTGCAACAGCTTCTGCCCAATCCCCTTCGTGTGTCTCTCCCAGCTGCCAAAGTCCATGAAGGACTTGGTTCCTCCTGCAAAGCCTTTCTGGCTGGGCTTAAAATTGCCGccctgcaaagaaaaaaaaagacgagcttgggggagaaagaaaaacagaacaatcCAGTGGAGCGCAAGCATTTTGAAGAGCAGCATGAGAACCAAAGCTACGTCAGTGACACAGAGCAGGAAGAACACTGCAGGACCCACAGGCGCAGCTCACTGTCCACCGGGCCTTGCCCTGTGCAGGAAGCCTCTGCACTGGTGCCCTGAGGAGTGCCACCTAGAGGCTCTCCTGCAGGACCTACCGTCTTTAACTTCTTTGGTCCTAAATCCTTCGGAAAGTCCTCCTGCTTAACAGGCTTCTCATCATCGTCAGAGTCCTCCGAGTCTGCTTCCTCAGCTGCCCCTTTCTTGAGCCCTGCGCTGATGAAGTTGACAGGCGCAGAGTAGTCTCGGGCCCTGCAGACATACACAAAGCCCTCAGGTCTTTAGAGAATGCCTCTGCAGGACCTTATCCTGGAAACTGCTCACGAGACAGTTTCATATAGTCAGGGCCCTCATGggatccacttttttttttttaatattttatttagttattttatgcacattagtgctctatctgcatgtgcacctgcatgccagaagaggggagtagagggtgtagatggttgtgagccaccatgtggttgctgggaattgaactcaggacctctggaagagcagacggtgctcttaaccagtgagccatctctccagccctgggatcCACTTTAAAGCAGTAGTATGTTTATTTATGTCCAAATGCCAAAAGGACTCAAACCAGGACTCCTGTAatcttatatttaatattttcaaaaatattacaCACATGACGATGTGGGTGCCCAAGGAGCCAAAAGTATAGATCCCTGAAGCTGCAATTATGGGCAGTTgcaagctgcctgacatgggtactgggagccaaactcagatctgcaagagcagcat belongs to Meriones unguiculatus strain TT.TT164.6M chromosome 4, Bangor_MerUng_6.1, whole genome shotgun sequence and includes:
- the Srrd gene encoding SRR1-like protein isoform X3, producing MCSDHNWGNGLSETVAECLRKQLEQLQALTEAFGRLRLDLSPEGSEEPLATSTFPVKCVCYGLGNFASCVTARTQLAFMLLFLEKCQIPRSHCWAYDPLFSQTEVSVLSSLGVTVLSENEEGKCSVQGQPTVFYMPHCGTALYNNLLWSNWSADALSRVLIIGNSFQGLQERLLTRILQENYPYVAKVSDKIAGWGCKAIVSAHVNEHTYWEGAPLEPAGAKPFHPQGEPAFPLPLGLKSIEIQTSISYFSKGKWGVQVNRKVSQESGVIPNACVWTSLLRF
- the Tfip11 gene encoding tuftelin-interacting protein 11, coding for MSLSHLYRDGEGHLDDDDDERENFEITDWDLQNEFNPNRQRHWQTKEEATYGVWAERDSDEERPSFGGKRARDYSAPVNFISAGLKKGAAEEADSEDSDDDEKPVKQEDFPKDLGPKKLKTGGNFKPSQKGFAGGTKSFMDFGSWERHTKGIGQKLLQKMGYVPGRGLGKNAQGIINPIEAKQRKGKGAVGAYGSERTTQSLQDFPVADSEEEAEEEFQKELSQWRKDPSGSKKKPKYSYKTVEELKAKGRVSKKLTAPQKELSQVKVIDMTGREQKVYYSYSQISHKHSVPDEGVPLLPQLPPTAGKEARVPGFALPELEHNLQLLIEHTEQEIIQSDRQLQYERDMVVSLSHELQKTAEVLAHEERVISNLSKVLALVEECERRMQPHGADPLTLDECAHIFETLQDKYYEEYRLADRADLAVAIVYPLVKEYFKDWHPLEDSSYGTQIISKWKSLLENDQLLSHSSQDLSSDAFHRLMWEVWMPFVRNVVAQWQPRNCDPMVDFLDSWAPIIPVWILDNILDQLIFPKLQKEVDNWNPLTDTVPIHSWIHPWLPLMQARLEPLYSPVRSKLSSALQKWHPSDASAKLILQPWKEVLTPGSWEAFMLRNIVPKLGMCLGELVINPHQQHMDAFYWVMDWEGMISVSSLVGLLEKHFFPKWLQVLCSWLSNSPNYEEITKWYLGWKSMFSDQVLAHPSVKDKFNEALDIMNRAVSSNVGAYMQPGARENIAYLTHTERRKDFQYEAMQERREAENMAQRGIGVATSTVPMNFKDLIETKAEEHNIVFMPVIGKRHEGKQLYTFGRIVIYIDRGVVFVQGEKTWVPTSLQSLIDMAK